Proteins encoded together in one Pseudomonadota bacterium window:
- a CDS encoding thrombospondin type 3 repeat-containing protein gives MRRIAVSIFVAVAFCIALPKNALANFSHSTNSHHNAIVFPWPSNAGESQQVGDILFFSRLVGSGNCGQTAGGIRIWFHCKKHGSSSAQFEEPTEIYHIEPQEISMACYKHEEGDNYCDVKCVVGNSHKLKLMYNESIGSCLSSYKEVYLKSYSIGESNVMKVHTILQPPTWLDSDDDNVVNLFDNCPDKANPTQKNSDGDGLGDACDNCPDVANPDQANSETTCGGVEGTLPDGWGDACDNCPLACNNDQTDTDGDGLGDACDDDDDNDGVPDVSDNCPKVKNPHQEDGDLDGIGNACDPDTKYILDKTMKPEMTDAPMQLAPGGPEKRNVIKRKVRIVPSPQGVDAPMAPMPSGR, from the coding sequence ATGAGGCGAATAGCGGTGTCTATCTTTGTGGCGGTCGCATTCTGCATTGCCCTTCCCAAGAATGCTTTGGCGAATTTCAGCCACAGCACCAATTCGCACCATAATGCCATAGTCTTTCCCTGGCCTTCGAATGCGGGCGAGAGCCAGCAGGTGGGGGACATCTTATTCTTCTCCCGCCTGGTGGGTTCGGGCAACTGCGGCCAGACCGCAGGCGGCATTAGGATCTGGTTTCACTGCAAGAAGCATGGTTCCAGCTCCGCTCAGTTCGAAGAACCGACTGAGATCTACCATATCGAGCCTCAGGAGATTTCCATGGCTTGCTACAAGCATGAGGAGGGCGATAATTACTGCGACGTCAAGTGCGTGGTCGGCAATTCGCACAAACTGAAGCTCATGTACAACGAGAGCATCGGCTCCTGCCTCAGTAGTTACAAGGAAGTCTACCTGAAATCGTATTCCATTGGCGAGAGCAACGTGATGAAAGTGCACACCATACTTCAACCGCCGACCTGGTTAGATTCGGACGACGACAATGTCGTGAATTTATTCGACAATTGTCCGGATAAAGCCAATCCGACACAGAAAAACTCTGACGGCGACGGCCTGGGCGACGCCTGCGACAACTGTCCCGACGTCGCCAATCCGGACCAGGCGAATTCCGAAACGACATGCGGCGGGGTCGAGGGGACGCTGCCAGATGGGTGGGGCGACGCCTGCGACAACTGCCCGCTCGCCTGCAACAACGACCAGACCGACACCGACGGCGACGGCCTGGGCGACGCGTGCGACGATGACGACGACAACGACGGGGTCCCGGATGTCTCCGACAATTGCCCGAAGGTGAAGAACCCGCACCAGGAGGACGGCGATCTCGACGGGATCGGGAACGCCTGCGATCCTGACACGAAATATATCTTGGACAAGACCATGAAGCCTGAGATGACGGACGCGCCGATGCAGCTCGCACCCGGGGGGCCCGAGAAGAGGAATGTGATCAAGCGGAAGGTGCGCATCGTGCCCAGTCCGCAGGGCGTTGATGCGCCGATGGCGCCAATGCCGTCAGGCAGATAG
- a CDS encoding arylamine N-acetyltransferase, with translation MYANAVIRGDCREVAGEFARLCGVRQGMPDLALLRTLTREFGRLPYENFTKVLRAAGHEDPLQRLRTPEVVLSEHLERGAGGTCFSLTHFFRRVLEFFGFDAAPVLCDRSYGPGTHCALIVRAGCARFLVDPGYLMQEPIEIPEHGASLQRGLQGALTLTRLGRSSQLLLISESEGGKKIRYRLRDRPVSDEEFLARWIDSFEWPMMRHLCVSRQTAEGQLYMRDGRVRRVRGGDRNQVRLGSDFAEEVERAFGVDRRLVSMARDALATIRNVALTQRFGCSSQRGSRRPDTAAYKYRPTKAPDETASEARRDSEKNTRSVASVDIKGR, from the coding sequence ATGTATGCCAACGCGGTGATCCGGGGCGACTGCAGGGAGGTGGCCGGCGAGTTCGCCAGGCTGTGCGGGGTGCGGCAGGGCATGCCCGATCTGGCGCTCTTGCGCACTCTCACGCGCGAATTCGGCCGGCTTCCGTACGAGAACTTCACCAAGGTCCTGCGCGCCGCGGGGCATGAAGACCCTTTGCAGAGGCTGCGCACGCCCGAGGTGGTGCTCTCGGAGCACCTGGAGAGGGGTGCCGGCGGCACCTGCTTCTCGCTCACTCACTTCTTCCGCCGGGTGCTCGAGTTCTTCGGCTTCGATGCGGCCCCGGTCCTGTGCGACCGCTCCTACGGGCCGGGCACGCACTGCGCGCTGATCGTCCGCGCAGGATGCGCGAGGTTTCTGGTCGATCCGGGTTATCTCATGCAGGAGCCGATCGAGATCCCTGAACATGGCGCGTCCCTGCAGCGCGGCCTGCAGGGCGCGCTCACGCTCACGAGGCTCGGGCGATCGAGCCAGCTCCTGCTGATCTCCGAGAGCGAAGGAGGCAAAAAGATCCGGTACAGGCTGCGCGACAGGCCCGTCTCGGACGAGGAGTTCCTCGCGCGCTGGATCGACTCGTTCGAGTGGCCCATGATGCGCCACCTGTGCGTGTCGCGCCAGACGGCAGAGGGACAGCTCTACATGAGGGACGGCAGAGTCCGGCGCGTGCGCGGCGGCGACAGGAACCAGGTGCGGCTGGGGTCGGATTTTGCAGAAGAGGTCGAGCGCGCCTTCGGCGTCGACCGCCGCCTGGTCTCCATGGCGCGCGATGCGCTGGCTACAATTCGCAATGTCGCACTGACGCAACGCTTCGGGTGTTCTTCGCAGCGTGGCTCGAGGAGGCCGGATACAGCAGCCTATAAGTACCGGCCGACGAAAGCCCCCGACGAGACGGCGTCTGAGGCGAGGAGGGATAGCGAGAAGAATACCCGAAGCGTTGCGTCCGTCGACATCAAAGGACGGTAA
- a CDS encoding DUF4416 family protein yields the protein MTDNLVKPIAGILTSRTDVLEGVLEMMEPLFGDADIRGELQPFTHTDYYGDEMGAGLSRCFVSFAKIVPGEAAAGFKQFAQEIECRFSAEGRRIVNIDPGYLDQSKLVLLSGKYGGHKVALAPGVYADVLLWYNKGWQPMPWAFPDFRDGSLFLLFTKMRLAFKRQRS from the coding sequence ATGACAGACAATCTCGTTAAGCCCATCGCCGGGATACTCACGTCGCGCACCGACGTTCTTGAAGGCGTGCTTGAGATGATGGAGCCGCTGTTCGGCGATGCTGACATCCGCGGGGAATTGCAGCCGTTCACGCACACCGATTACTACGGGGATGAGATGGGCGCGGGCCTTTCGCGCTGCTTCGTGTCGTTCGCCAAGATCGTGCCCGGGGAGGCTGCGGCCGGTTTCAAGCAGTTTGCGCAGGAGATCGAGTGTCGCTTCTCGGCCGAGGGCCGACGCATCGTTAACATCGACCCGGGCTATCTGGACCAGAGCAAGCTCGTGCTCCTCTCCGGCAAATACGGCGGCCACAAGGTCGCGCTCGCGCCCGGGGTCTATGCGGACGTGCTGCTCTGGTACAACAAGGGCTGGCAGCCCATGCCGTGGGCGTTCCCCGACTTCCGCGACGGATCGCTCTTTTTGCTCTTCACAAAGATGAGGCTCGCGTTTAAGAGGCAGAGAAGCTGA